From the Garra rufa chromosome 17, GarRuf1.0, whole genome shotgun sequence genome, one window contains:
- the tnfa gene encoding tumor necrosis factor a (TNF superfamily, member 2) — translation MMMDLKSQFLEEVALPLPQVMVSRKKARSSKSGVWRVCGVLLAVALCAAAVVCFTLNKSQNNQESANELSLTLRDHLSKENVSSKAAIHLTGAYDPKVCKTRLDWRRNQDQAFASGGLEVVNKEIIIPADGIYFVYSQVSFHISCKTDMPEDHDVVHMSHAVWRYSDSYDSYKPLFSAIRSACVYAPDTDDLWYNTIYLGAAFNLQAGDKLRTNTTTELLPRVETENGKTFFGVFAL, via the exons ATGATGATGGATCTTAAAAGTCAGTTTCTTGAAGAAGTAGCGCTGCCCTTACCACAGGTGATGGTGTCGAGGAAAAAAGCCAGATCTTCAAAATCAGGCGTGTGGAGGGTATGTGGGGTCCTGCTGGCTGTGGCCCTGTGTGCTGCCGCTGTCGTCTGCTTCACGCTCAACAAG TCTCAGAACAATCAGGAAAGTGCAAATG AGCTGAGTCTTACATTAAGAGACCATCTTTCAAAAGAAAATGTATCCTCCAAGGCCGCCATCCATTTAACAG GTGCATATGACCCTAAAGTGTGTAAAACCAGGTTAGATTGGAGAAGGAATCAGGACCAGGCTTTTGCTTCAGGCGGCTTGGAAGTAGTGAACAAAGAGATCATCATACCTGCTGACGGCATTTACTTCGTCTACAGCCAAGTGTCTTTTCACATCAGCTGCAAGACTGACATGCCTGAGGACCACGACGTTGTGCATATGAGCCACGCTGTGTGGCGCTATTCCGACTCCTATGACAGCTACAAGCCTCTGTTTAGTGCGATCCGTTCCGCCTGCGTGTACGCACCTGACACTGACGATCTGTGGTACAACACGATTTATCTCGGCGCGGCCTTTAACCTGCAAGCCGGAGACAAACTGCGGACCAACACAACGACAGAACTCCTGCCCCGCGTCGAGACTGAAAACGGAAAGACCTTCTTTGGGGTGTTTGCTTTATGA